The Myxococcaceae bacterium JPH2 nucleotide sequence GGAGGACGACTCTGGCGATGCGGTGGAACCCACTTCCGCAGACAAACTCCCTCTCGCCGCGTCTGACGCGGTCCGCACGTGGTGGCAGGAGCACCGAGGCCGCTTCGAGCGCGGGGTACGTTACCTGCTGGGCGCTCCCTTGAGTGGGAAGTGGCTGCTGGAATGTCTTGAGCAAGTGCCCATGCGGCGGCGCCACGTCTTGCTTCAGGAGTTGGAGCTGCGCAGCCGCGGCCAGCTCCTCCTCCCGTCACGAAGCTTCACTGCGAGACAGCGGACCCAGCTGCAGACAAGCCAGGACGTCCTGGGACGGGTGAGTCCCAATCAGCCCTTCCAGCAACTGGTCGCCACCGCTCGACCTCAGCGGGTGATCCCCCTGGCGCAACGAGGTTCGGACCGCCCACGACAGAGCACACGCCCACCCGCGGGGCGGCTGGCCATCACGGGGTTGGGCATGGTCTCCGCGCTTGGCGACGATGTCATCGCCAGCTGCGCTGCCAGCCGCGCGGGCCTGTCCCGCATCAGTGAGCTCAAGGATGTGCAGGTATGGGACCCAGAAAGCCGACACCTCGAACCCGCGCGAGGCATTGGCATCCCCTGGCTCACCGAGGGGTTCTCGGGTCATGCCCGCCTCGCGGTGCTGGCCACCGAGGCATTGTTGGACTTGCTTTCGCGGACCGACCGGGAGCTCCTCGGGCCACGATGCGCGTTCCATCTCTGCGCTCCGAACGGCTACTACCTTCAACAGCTGGCTGAGCGGGAAGCGGTCCCGCCCGCGAACCATGAGGAACGCCTCGCCGGCTACCACCAGCGACTGATCCCCGCCGTTCTCCGGAGCGCGAGGCTCCACACCACTCCGAAGGTGCAACCTCTCGCATTGGGCGAGACTGGCTTCATGCTCGCGCTGCAAGACGCGCATCGGCAACTCGAGGCAGGCACGATCGACTCCTGCATCATCGGCGGCGTTGACAGCCTCATGGAGCCCGGGCTCGTCGACGCGCTCGACCAACTGCGCCTGCTGAAATCACCTGGGAATCCCGTAGGACTCCTTCCAGGGGAAGCCTCAGCCTTCATTCTCGTGGAGCGCGGGGACACAGCAGTCAGGCGCGGAGCCCGGATTCTGGCGACGATGGACGCGCCCCACGTTGACGCGGAGCCATTCCATCGGCTGTCGCGCAAACCAGCACTGGGCGGAGCACTCGTGCGCTGCATCCGGCGGACCCTGGCCTCGCTCGGCGAGCCACGGGACCAGGCGCTCCGGGTCATCGCGGCCTTGAATGGGGACAGCTATCGCGCGACCGACTGGGGCCACGCGCTCGTCACGCTGCGCGGGCACGGATACCTCGGGGATTCACCCACGTGGTACCCCGCCTCCTCTTTCGGAGAAACAGGCGCGGCCTCTGGCCCACTCGGAATCTGCATGGCGGTGCGCGGATTCGAGCGAGGCTACCTCCCAGAATCAAGCGCCCTCCTCTGGGTCTGCGGCGATGAAGGTGGCCGCGGCTCACTGCTCATCCACTCTCCCGTCCCCGTAGCCTGAGGCACGACCATGACATCCAAACGGCACTGGACCGAGCTTCCCGACAAGGACAAACACCCCGAGAGCGACGCTTCCACGGGGTGTCTCTATAAACACGTGACGGGGCACGCGAAGAGCCCGACGTACCCGGCCTGCGCCTACAAATACAACAGCGTGGAAGAGTCCAAGAGCGTTCGCAGCAAGCGCTCCCTCTATGAACTGGACCCCACGGATGGCCTCAAGGGTTCCTGGCGCACCGGCGCCAAGGAGCGGCTGACCGCAGCGCAGCGATTGATGGGCAAGACCTTTGTCATGAAGACCGCCCGCGGCCCGACACCCGCGAGCGGGACGAAGGACTCCCACAAGCCCGTCAATCCCATGGACGACAAGGACGCCTGGAAGTTCGACAAAGGGCAGAACTACGAGAACGAACTTCGGCCCTTCAAACACGAACACCATCACATCCTGCCGGAAGAGACCGTCTTCGAGGTTCTTGAGAAACCCGAAGAGCGGGAGATTCTCCAGACGCAGGTCAAATACAACATCAACTCACGCCTCAACATGATCATTCTGCCTTGCACCTGGGACGTAGCTCACGTGCTAGGGCTCCCCAGACACGCGGGGCGTCATGGAAAGGAGACGGCCTACGCCGTCCGCTGCGTCACAGAACTCAACAAGTTCCGGGCAAAGTTCAATCAAATCAAGGATGAGGACTGCCCAGACACCAAAGGTAGAATCTCCGGCGACACCAAGCGGCAGCTTGAACGGATGCAACAGGAACTGTACTGGCTGCTGGTGAAGTGGGGGCGGGCTGAAGCTCAAGCGAGCCGGAAGGCCCACATCAACAAGCTGCCTGCGACCCTGACATTGTAAACCCTCACACTCGAACGACAGTGACCAGCTACTTCATACTCAGCGCCGACTCCGCGAAACCCGAGTACTGCCAGGTCTGGAAGTACCCGAGCGCCTTGTCCAACTTCTACAAGCCCACTGTGGGCAAGCCCTTGGGCACGGAGTACCCGCAAGGGCTCAGCCTCCAGATGGCTCCCGAGGTCCCGGGAAGCAAGATCCCGGACGCCATTCCCAACACCCTCGGCTATCTGTTGGTGTCCGCGCGAATGAAGGAACTGCTGGCCTCGCATGCAACCGAGCCCATCGAGTTCCTGCGCTTCTCGCTGCTCACCCACAAGGGACGTCCCGCCAGTGACGACTGCTACATCGCCAATGTCGTTGGCACGCGCCCCTGGGGGGACATGGAGCGGAGCATGGGCGCGAGAGTCACCAGTCCGAGCGGAGAACCCCAGTTCGACCGCCTGCGGCGCCTCTACTTGAAGGATGCGGAGCTGGACCCGAAGGTCAATCTCTTCCGGCTCTCCATGATGCCTCGAGTCATCCTGGTGCGAGAGGACCTCAAGGCCCTGATGGAAGCGCAAGGGATGCAGGGAACGGTCTTCTACCCCCTGGGCACGAAGGTCGATATCCAATGAGACATGATCCCCTGGAACTGGCGCAGGAGAACTACGGCTACCAGCTTCAGCGGGCCCTTCAGTCGGTGGAGGAAGGCGACGCCGTCGACCAAGACCTCGCCACCATCACCTTCTCCTATCGCATCCTGGGAATCTGTGCCCTGTTGCAGGACCTGAACGGGGAGCAGTTCGCCACACTCTTGTGCAAGTCAGGACTGGCCCGACTGAATCTCCTGAGGCGGGCCGCCGCGGAGGTCCCCACTCCAGGGCCCTTGCTGGCCATCAGCAAGGATACGGGCTTTGTCGCCGCGCTGGCTGCGGGAGACCTCGACACCGCGCGCCTCATCGCCTCGCATTCACCCAAGACGTTCGCGCAAGGCGTTGAGTACGAGGAAGACTTCCTCTTCTTCCACTTCCAGCAACGACTGCTGGGTACGCCCGGGGACACGACCGCACTCCAGGACATCCTCGACCGTTGGACCCGCTTGGTGAAGGGCGAGCCCACTGCCTATCTCACTGTCTGCGAAGCCCTGCTCGATATGAACGAAGATGCGTTCTGCGCGAGTCTCGACGCGGTGCTCGAAACAAGAAAGGCAAACATCCAGCACTATCGGAAGCAACTCGACTTCGACCATGAGATCGACGCGACAGAGGGGAAAGTCTATCTCAATGGACTCGCCCTCGTGCGGCTCGCGCAGTCCCGCAGGCTCGCCGCGCCCGAGCGGTTGGACTTGATTCCGAGGCTGGCCCGAGAGGCATCCTGCCGGCCGATGAAAGAGGATGCCTGGCTTCGCCCATAGACTCATCAAGAACGAAGTGGATACCGGACCGATATCCAGGACTCAGTTGATCTCCACGGAGCCGCCTTTGATGCGGTGGGTTCCTGTCGCCCGCGATTCCAGAGTCGTTCCCTTCACGATGACCTTGCCGTTGCGGCGCAACGTGATGCTCGCCTCGCCACATTTGAGGACGATTTCGTCCTGGCCCTCGATGACCACTCGCTTGCCGTCGACGTGGGCCTCCGTGGGAGGTCGAACCGGAGCCGGCGTGTTCAGCAGCGCGTCCACCAGGGGCGTCGCACTGGGCTCCTGGATGAGGCCCATGACGAACGGCAGCCGAGGGTCTCCGTTCTCGAAGAGGAGCACCACCTTCTGGTGACGGGCGACCGCCTCATGCAAGCCCTTCGCATCCAACACCACGGCCAACCTCGCCACCATCGGGCCCGAGGCGTTGCCGGGATAGTCGACCAGCGGTGCGCCCGTGGCATCCAGCCCCGTGAGTTGCCCCGCGCGACTGCCCAGGATGGGCTCGTGCAGCGAACTCTCCGGGAGCGGCTTCGCGCTGTCGGAAGGTGTGCTCATGACAACCCTCTCGCGGCCTGCGGTGACGGAATGCGCATGCGTTCCCCCAAGCTCCCCGACACTAGCGCGTCCAAGGTTCTCGATGCGAACCGCCCGCCTCCGCGAGCCCCTGGCCCGACCTGGGGCGTTTCCTCGTGAGAAGGGGGCCCGGCACCAACCCTCATGAAGCCCTTCGGGCCCGGAGTCCGGACAGAAGAAAGGCCACGGCATTGTGCATGCCGTGGCCTTGAGCTTCCGCTGCACGGAACTTAACGACGCCGACTCGCGCCAGTCTTCTTCGCAGGCGACTTCGTGCTCGCGGGCTTCTTCGCGGCGGTCTTGCCCGTGGACTTCTTCGCCACGACCTTGCTCGCGGGCTTCTTCGCGAGGGGCTTGCCTGTGGGCTTCTTCGCCGTGGCCTTACCCGTGGACTGCTTCGCCACGACCTTGCTCGCGGGCTTCTTCGCGAGGGGCTTGCCTGTGGGCTTCTTCGCCGTGGCAGTACCCGTGGACTTCTTCGCCACGACCTTGCTCGCGGGCTTCTTCGCGACGGGCTTGCCTGTGGGCTTCTTCGCCGTGGCATTACCCGTGGACTTCTTCGCCACGACCTTGCTCGCGGGCTTCTTCGTGACGGGCTTGCCTGTGGGCTTCTTCGCCGTGGCCTTACCTGTGGACTGCTTCGCCACGACCTTGCTCGCGGGCTTCTTCGCCGCTGTCTTGCTCGCGGACTTCTTCGTCACGGGCGCATTCACCCCAGGCGCCTTCGTCGCGGCCTTGCCACCAGCCTTCTTCGCGGCGGCATTGACCGATGCCCCAGCCTTCGCCGTGGCAGCCTTGGTCGCACCTCGCTTCGCTGGCGCGGCGGGCGTTACCGACGACGTGCTTCCCACTGACTTCGTAGACACGACCGACGGCTTCGCTGGCGCAGCGACGGACTTCTTGGCGGCATTGCCTCCCACCACCACAGCGGGCGCAACGACCGGCTTCGTCGACACCTTGCTTCCTGCCGCCTTGGCGGGCACGGCCGATGGCTTCTCAGACACCGTGCGTCCTGCCGCCTTGGCGGGCGCAGCCGACGGCTTCCCAGACACCGTGGCCTTGCTTCCTGCCGCCTTGGCGGGCGCGGCCGACGGCTTCTCAAACACCGTGGTCATCACCGCCTGCGTGGACGTAGTGGCCTTGGCCTTGTCACCCGCTGGCTTCGCGGTCGCCTTGGCGCCCTCGGCCTTCGCGGAGACCGTGCTCTTCTCAAACACGGACGTCTCGAACGCGTCGACCTGGACCGGGGCCTCCTTCGGCTCCGGGGCCTTCTTGGCGGCCGTCTTCGCCGCGGGGGCCTTCTTCTCGGGCACGGCCTCCGTCGCGGCGACGGGTGCCGGTGCCTCGGTGTCCTGGGGCTTCTTGGGCTCCGAGGCGCTGACTGGCTCAGGAGCAGGGGTGGGCTCGGGCTTGCGGGCCTTGGGCACTCGGGGCTTGGACGGGGGCGGCAGGGGTCGCTTGGGCTCCGCGACTCGCTTCACCCGCATCCCTTCGGCCGCCATGTCTCCGGCCTCTACCGCCTCTCGCGACGCCTGCTCGTCCTCGTCGTAGACGACGCGCGGCTCCTCGCGAAGGCTCGACTCCTCCTCCGCGGCCTCTAGCCCCGACAACGCGCCCTGCAACACCGCGTTCATCGCTCGCGCGAAGGTGCGCTCACCGAAGCTCTCCACCTCGGCGGGAGGGATGAGCACCTCCAACATGCCCTTCAACGAGCGGTACAGCCGCATCTCCTTCTTCTCGGTGTCCCACGTGCCGTAGACCCAGTCGTCTGCCTCCAGCGCGTCCATCCAGCCCGGCAGCGGGCCGCCTCCGTCCCCCTGCTCCACCATCGCCGACTTGCGCGCGCCGAACAGATGCCGGTGCTGCCCCTTCACGCCGATACGCCACACGCCCGCCGCCGGCAGCCCCACGAGCTTGAGGCGCGTCTTCTCCAGCACGCTCGGCGCACCCTCGTCGCCGTGCAGCACGTAGAGGTTCACCTCGCCCAGGAACTCACCGCCGTTGATGGACAGGTACAGGTCCGCCAGCTCCTCGGGGAACGGGACACCACACTCTGTCTCGGCGCGGCGGATCTCCTCCGCGAGGACGCCCGATGACGCTGTCTTCGCCGACTTCCGAAGTGCCTCCAACCACTCGTGCATGACCCCTCCACGACATCAGCCCCTGCGCGATACACCTTATGGCGCCCGCGCCCTTTCGCGCAGCGCGTCTCGCGGCCCCCAGGTTGCGATTTCTCCCGCCCCCACCCAGACATACCTGGTCAACCTGACTCGGCGGGCCCCTCCATCCCGGCTCCCTTGGCCCCGGCTCGGCGCACCTCCCAGCGCCCGGCCGCCCGCCCCAGCCCCGGCCGGCGCCCCAAGCCCGAGGGTTGAAGCGCGCCCGCCCTCCCGTTAGGCACCCGCCATGGCACCTCCCGCGCGCTACGACGCCACCACCGAGACCTTCGACCGACTGGTCCTGGAACCCCGCGACGAGCTGGTCGTGGTGGACTTCTGGGGCGACGGCTGCCCCAATTGCGACATCTACGCCGAGGCCGAGCCCGAATTGCTGTCCGAGCTGGACGGCGCCCGGATGCGCGTCGTCAAGGTCAACGCCTACCAGGAAGAGGAGCTGGCCCGCCGCTTCGGCCTCTTCGGCATCCCCACGTTCCTCTTGTTCAAGAACGGCACCCTCCTGGGCAAGATGAGCCAGTACTACGGCAAGGCCTACTGGCTGGGCGTCATCCGCGACCACCTGCCCAAGCCCGAGGACTCCGCCCCTCAGTCCCGGTAGCCCCGCGCCTGGAGGTGGAACAGGTGCGCGTAGCGCCCGTTGCGCGCCATCAGCTCATCGTGGCTGCCCAGCTCGTCCACCCGGCCGTTGTGCAGCACGGCGATCTGATCCGCCATCCGCACCGTGGAGAAGCGGTGTGAAATCACGATGGCGATTCGGTCCGCCGCCAGCGCCTGGAACCGCTCGAAGAGCGCGTGCTCGGCCTCCGCGTCGATGCTCGCGGTGGGCTCGTCCAGGATGAGCACCTCGGCGTCCTCGCGCATGAAGGCCCGCGCCACCGCCAGCTTCTGCCATTGCCCCGCGGACAGCTCCTGTCCCTTCTCGAACCAGCCGCCCAACATGGTGTCGTACTGGCCGGGCAGCCCGGCGATGACCGTGTTCGCCCCGCCCTGCTCCGCCGCTCGCACGATGCGGTTGCGGTCCTCCAGCGCCGGCACGTGCCCCAGCCCGATGTTCTCCGCCACGTTGAACTGGTAGCGCACGAAGTCCTGGAACACGGCCCCGAAGCGCGTGCGCAGGTCCTCCACGTCCATGTCCTTCAGGTTCACCCCGCCATAGACGATGTCGCCCTGCGTGGGCTCGTACAGGCGCAACAGCAGCTTCACCAGCGTGCTCTTGCCCGCGCCGTTCTCGCCCACCAGCGCCAGCTTCTGCCCGGGCTCCAGCTTCAGTGACACATCGCGCAGCGCCCACGCGTCCTTCCCCGGATAGCGGAACGACACGTCCTTCAGCTCGATGGCATTGCGCCGCGCTCGCGGAGGAGACACCGCCGGCAACACCCGAGGCGACTCGCCGCCCGTAGGGATGTCCAGGAACGCGAACAGGTTGGTCATGAAGAGCGCGTCCTCATACATGGACCCCACGCTGGTCAGGATGCCCTGGAACGACGCCTGTCCCTGTCTGAAGACAGACAAGTACAGCACCATGTCTCCCACGGTGATGCCGCCCGACGCCGCCCGCCCCGCCACGAAGAGATAGCAACCGTAGAAGGCCCCCAGGGACAAGAGGCCCAATCCCAGACCCCAGGCCATGCGCTTCACCGACAGCGCCCGGTCCTCATCGAAGAACTTCTGGAACAGCGTCCGGTAGCGCCCCAGCACCAGCGGCCCCAGGCCAAACAGCTTCACTTCCTTCACGTGGCTGTCGCGCGTGAGGATCCACTCCAGATAGTTGAGCTTGCGGCCCTCGGGCGCGCGCCACGAGTAGAGCCGGAAGCCCTCGGCCGCCAGACGCGCCTCGGCGATGAAGGCGGGGATGGACGCGGCCACCAGGACACCCACGCTCCACGGCGACAGCGAGACGAGCAACACCGCATACGTGGACAGGGTGATGAGGTTGCGGACGATGGCGAACGCCTGCATCACGAGCGACAGCGGCCGGCTGTTCGCCTCGCGCCGCGCGTTCTGCATCTTGTCGTAGGTGTCCGAGTCCTCGAAGTGCCGCAGCTCCAACTCCAGCGCCTTCTGGAGGATCCGCTCGCTCAGCAGGTTGCCCAGGTTGGCTCGCAGCAGCTCGCGCGTGAGGTTCAGCGCCCGGTCCATGATGGCCGAGCCCACCATCAGCCCGAACTCCAGCGCCACCAGCCCCCACACCCGCTCGTGCGCCGCGACATCTCCGCGCGAGGCCGCCACCACCGTGTCCACGATGAGCTTGCCCACCCACGCGATGCTCGCGGGCAAGAGCGCCGCCACCAGCGTCAGCGCGCCCAGCCCCACCGCCAGACGCGGACTCGCCTGCCAGAAGAGGTGGAACGTCCCGGGGAGCTGTTTGAAGAGGCTGCCCGCGTTCTTCATGCGGGCCCAGATGGGTGTCGGCGGGCGGGGTGCGGATGGAGGAGACAAGGTCCCCTCTCATAACGCGCCCCTCTGTCCCGCGCCGCGTGCTGGCGTCACGCGTGCGGCGTTCCGGTGAGGTCCTCCAGGCCCCCCTCTCCCGGACGCGCCAAGGAGCGCAGGTGCCGCGAGACCAGGACATCGCAGGGCGCGCGCGCCAGCACCCGCTCCGTCATCGGCGTGCGCGCCTCGGCCGAGGACATGCCCAGGGCCAGCAGATCCGAGCCTTGGTCCAGGGACTCGGCCAGGATGCCTTCGGAGGGCTCGCCCCAGCGCACGCGAAGCTGGAGCGTGCGGCCAATCTCGCGATACGGGGCCAGGAAGCGCACGAGCGCCGCGCGCGCCGCGGACTCGCGCTCCTGACGCAATAGCAGGCGCCGCTCGGCCCGCGAGCCGCTCTCATCCAGGGCCGACTCCTCCTCGCGCGCATCCACCACGTGCAACACATCCACCACCGCCGAGGAGGGACACAGGCGCAGCGTCAGCTCCAGCGCCCGGCGGGACTCGCGCGAGAAGTTCACCGCCACCAACGGCCGCTGATACGCGCGCGCGGGATGCGGCACCACCACCAGCACCGACGTGCCCACCCGCCGCACGAGCCGGCGCACCAACGCGTCCATCGCCAGCTCGCGCACCGGGTACGTCACGTGCGGCCGGCCCACCACCACCAGCTCCGCGCCCAGCTCGTCCGCCAGCGCCGCCACCACTTCGGCGGGCTCGCCCTGACGCGCCGCCTCGCACACCTCCACGTCCAACCGACCGCGCAGCCGCCGGCACGCCGACGCCACGGCGCGGCGCAGGCAGCGGTCCGAGGGCAGCGTGCCATCCGGCCCGTTCCGCCCATCCAGCGGCGGACTGGCGTGCAGCACGCTGAAGGTGGCGCCGTGTCCGAGCGGCAGCCGCAACGCCCTCGCCAGCGCGAACTCGGAGCCCAGCGAGAAGTCCATCCCCACCACCACGCGGGACAGGCCCCGCTGGCCACGCGTGGGACCCGCCAACAGCAGTGGCTTGCTTCCCCTGAGTGTCTCGTGTGGCCGCATGTGGAAACCCCCTCTCCCTCAAGTAGTAGTGCCCGCGAGCGCCCTGGGTCGCACATCGAACGCCCCGAGCAAGGAGCCCAGGGCTCGCGCGGGCCCTCTGCTTCCGAGCGGACAAGCCTCCATGCGCAGCGAGCCCCTGCCCCGTGCGTCACCGGATGGACGGGACGCCTGTAAGAATTCCCGCCTTCCGCGCGCCCCCACGCACCTGCGCCCAGACCCTCGCGCACGAGATGACGGCGGATGGCGGTGTTGGGCTGTCACGCGGAGGACACCGAGCGCCCGCCGAGCCGCCAAGGCCCGGCCAGCTGCTTGCAAAGGGGGCGGCGCGACACACGACGGTTCGGCGGGTGTCCGGTTGGCTGCAGGGACGCAAGGGGGCGGTGCGATGCGCGGTGTCATCACCGGACGAGAGGTGGTCACCCACCTGGGGCTCATCTACCGGGAGTTCGGCGTCGCGTGTGTGCTGCGCTGCCTGTGGGTGATGGTCAGCGGCAAGTCCACCACGTTCCTCGAGGTGGCATGCCCCCCGGGGACACCGAAGCGATGAGGCCCCAGCGCGAGCCCAGGACGCCCTGACTGGGCGCGGGCTCGCGCGGGACTCGGGGACGCTACGGTTCACCTCTGCGTGGCGCGTTCGAGTCCACCGCGTCCTTCACGGCGCTCTTGGCATCCTCGAACTTGCCCTTGATGTCGCCCTTGGCCTTGTCGGCCTTGCCCTCGGCCTCCAGCTTGCGATCGCCGGTGAGGGCACCAGCGGCCTCCTTCAACTTCCCCTTCGCCTTGTCGAACAGCTCGCCCATGGCGGGCCTCCTTTTGGGGATGGGTTCCCCTCGTCACCCTGGGCACCCTCACTGCTCGTGACAGACCCCCGTCTCCTGGCTGGCCGTCCTCCTCCCAGATAGCCCCGGAGAGTAGGGACTTCCCGCACCTCGATCCGACCTGGCTCGTTGACGGACTCTCGCTTCCCGCTCAGGCTTGGGAGCGTTCCGCTCGACCTACAAGATGACGACCTCCTCGAACGACTCTTCCGGCGCGCTGCTCCTCCGGCTGCTGCTCTTGCGCACCCTCGTCGTCACGGTGGCGGTCGCTCCCGCCATCTACGTTGATACCCAGCTCCTGGACATCGACAGCAGCATGCTGGGCTTCGTGCTGGGCGTCGTCACGCCCATCGTGATTGGCGGCCTGGCGTTGGTGGTGCCCATTGGCGCGGTGGGCGTGCTCTTGCGGCGCGCGCTGCGTGAGGAGCCGGGGCAGGAAGGCGCGCGGCTGGGTCGGCTGATGCGCCTGCCCGCGGTGCTCGCCTTCGGGGAAGCGCAGGTCGGTTGGTTCGTGGGCGGCATCTTCTTCAACGGTGCCATTGGCGTGGCGTTGGACCGGCAGCCCATGGTGGTGCTGGTGGGCGTGGCGGTGGCGATGAGCGCGGGCCTCTTCAGCGCGCCCATCCTGTACATGCTCTACGAGCGCACGCTGGCGCCGGTGACGTTGGAGGCGTTCCGCCGCGCGCCGCACGAGCGCCCCGCGAGCCAGGGCCTGCTCCTGCCTCGGCAAAGCTGGTTCCTGCCGGCGCTGGTCGTCTCCGCGCTGCTCGTCACGTGCATCACCAGCATCGTGACCATGGAGCTGCGCCTGGAGCGCAGCCTGGATTCGCTGGCGCGGGACCTGGAGCTGTCTCGGGATGGGCAGGGCGCGGCGCGCGTGCGCGCGAGCATCCAGCCGCTCCAGGCGGACCTCGCGACGCCCGTGGCGATGCTGGGCGGCTTCGCGGCGCTGGGCTCCATCTTCACCGCCGCGTGGGCGGCGCGACGGCTGGCCACGGGCGCGCGAGCGGTGGGCGCATCGCTGGAGGCGCTGGTGGAGGGCCGCGCCACGCCGCCGCAGTGGGTGTCCACGGATGAGCTGGGCGACCTGTCCGCTCGCACGTGGATGCTCTATGAGCGGCTCCAGGAGCTGCCCCGGTCGCTGAGCTCCTCGGCGGGGCACCTGGCTCGGGCCGGCTCGCGGCTGACCGAGGCGAGCGACCAGCAGAACCGCACGCTGTCGCGACAGGCCGCGGCGCTGCATCAGGCGCGCGCCACCGCGCAGGAGATTCAGCAGATGTCGAACGTGGCCTCGGCGCGAGCGCGCAACACGCTCCAGGTGGCCGAGCGCGCGGCGTCGCTGGGGAAGATGGGCGAGGAGGCGCTGGCGGGCACCGAGAAGGGCCTGGCCGACATCCGAGACATCACCGCGGGGCTGCACCAGCAGGTGAGCGACCTGGGGAACCGGGCGCGCGAGGTGGGCCGCGTGTCGGAGCTGGTGAAGTCGCTGGCGGACCAGTCGCACATGCTGGCCATCAACGCGGCCATCGAGGCGAGC carries:
- a CDS encoding TIGR02270 family protein encodes the protein MRPASSKAQQELLEDHLNEASFLWTVWERGLDSPDYTLTELAEGPEARMLAHVDALVLGGPRVHQKLLVPGLAAEDSEVVTAAALALLSSGDEKAETAVLEALAQAESATLPSLRRALELCASPRVLKSLSPMLAAPEAGVQAAALEVMAAWGEEPGLPLEPLLSHASLEVVAAALKVARVTQARVSERSVFKALESPSPTVRAEALQTALAMGLSSAWPLCRKLAAGPAPDGTALLLLGLGGSGADMEWLLEAATSASNRDEVVWALGFSGRVEAAEHCLQLLDDAALGRLAAEAFCAITGLRLTGRYARTPPEPSAPEEEDDSGDAVEPTSADKLPLAASDAVRTWWQEHRGRFERGVRYLLGAPLSGKWLLECLEQVPMRRRHVLLQELELRSRGQLLLPSRSFTARQRTQLQTSQDVLGRVSPNQPFQQLVATARPQRVIPLAQRGSDRPRQSTRPPAGRLAITGLGMVSALGDDVIASCAASRAGLSRISELKDVQVWDPESRHLEPARGIGIPWLTEGFSGHARLAVLATEALLDLLSRTDRELLGPRCAFHLCAPNGYYLQQLAEREAVPPANHEERLAGYHQRLIPAVLRSARLHTTPKVQPLALGETGFMLALQDAHRQLEAGTIDSCIIGGVDSLMEPGLVDALDQLRLLKSPGNPVGLLPGEASAFILVERGDTAVRRGARILATMDAPHVDAEPFHRLSRKPALGGALVRCIRRTLASLGEPRDQALRVIAALNGDSYRATDWGHALVTLRGHGYLGDSPTWYPASSFGETGAASGPLGICMAVRGFERGYLPESSALLWVCGDEGGRGSLLIHSPVPVA
- a CDS encoding AHH domain-containing protein, translated to MTSKRHWTELPDKDKHPESDASTGCLYKHVTGHAKSPTYPACAYKYNSVEESKSVRSKRSLYELDPTDGLKGSWRTGAKERLTAAQRLMGKTFVMKTARGPTPASGTKDSHKPVNPMDDKDAWKFDKGQNYENELRPFKHEHHHILPEETVFEVLEKPEEREILQTQVKYNINSRLNMIILPCTWDVAHVLGLPRHAGRHGKETAYAVRCVTELNKFRAKFNQIKDEDCPDTKGRISGDTKRQLERMQQELYWLLVKWGRAEAQASRKAHINKLPATLTL
- a CDS encoding immunity 49 family protein; amino-acid sequence: MRHDPLELAQENYGYQLQRALQSVEEGDAVDQDLATITFSYRILGICALLQDLNGEQFATLLCKSGLARLNLLRRAAAEVPTPGPLLAISKDTGFVAALAAGDLDTARLIASHSPKTFAQGVEYEEDFLFFHFQQRLLGTPGDTTALQDILDRWTRLVKGEPTAYLTVCEALLDMNEDAFCASLDAVLETRKANIQHYRKQLDFDHEIDATEGKVYLNGLALVRLAQSRRLAAPERLDLIPRLAREASCRPMKEDAWLRP
- a CDS encoding thioredoxin family protein, encoding MAPPARYDATTETFDRLVLEPRDELVVVDFWGDGCPNCDIYAEAEPELLSELDGARMRVVKVNAYQEEELARRFGLFGIPTFLLFKNGTLLGKMSQYYGKAYWLGVIRDHLPKPEDSAPQSR
- a CDS encoding ABC transporter ATP-binding protein, which produces MKNAGSLFKQLPGTFHLFWQASPRLAVGLGALTLVAALLPASIAWVGKLIVDTVVAASRGDVAAHERVWGLVALEFGLMVGSAIMDRALNLTRELLRANLGNLLSERILQKALELELRHFEDSDTYDKMQNARREANSRPLSLVMQAFAIVRNLITLSTYAVLLVSLSPWSVGVLVAASIPAFIAEARLAAEGFRLYSWRAPEGRKLNYLEWILTRDSHVKEVKLFGLGPLVLGRYRTLFQKFFDEDRALSVKRMAWGLGLGLLSLGAFYGCYLFVAGRAASGGITVGDMVLYLSVFRQGQASFQGILTSVGSMYEDALFMTNLFAFLDIPTGGESPRVLPAVSPPRARRNAIELKDVSFRYPGKDAWALRDVSLKLEPGQKLALVGENGAGKSTLVKLLLRLYEPTQGDIVYGGVNLKDMDVEDLRTRFGAVFQDFVRYQFNVAENIGLGHVPALEDRNRIVRAAEQGGANTVIAGLPGQYDTMLGGWFEKGQELSAGQWQKLAVARAFMREDAEVLILDEPTASIDAEAEHALFERFQALAADRIAIVISHRFSTVRMADQIAVLHNGRVDELGSHDELMARNGRYAHLFHLQARGYRD
- a CDS encoding universal stress protein; translation: MRPHETLRGSKPLLLAGPTRGQRGLSRVVVGMDFSLGSEFALARALRLPLGHGATFSVLHASPPLDGRNGPDGTLPSDRCLRRAVASACRRLRGRLDVEVCEAARQGEPAEVVAALADELGAELVVVGRPHVTYPVRELAMDALVRRLVRRVGTSVLVVVPHPARAYQRPLVAVNFSRESRRALELTLRLCPSSAVVDVLHVVDAREEESALDESGSRAERRLLLRQERESAARAALVRFLAPYREIGRTLQLRVRWGEPSEGILAESLDQGSDLLALGMSSAEARTPMTERVLARAPCDVLVSRHLRSLARPGEGGLEDLTGTPHA
- a CDS encoding CsbD family protein, producing MGELFDKAKGKLKEAAGALTGDRKLEAEGKADKAKGDIKGKFEDAKSAVKDAVDSNAPRRGEP
- a CDS encoding methyl-accepting chemotaxis protein, with translation MTTSSNDSSGALLLRLLLLRTLVVTVAVAPAIYVDTQLLDIDSSMLGFVLGVVTPIVIGGLALVVPIGAVGVLLRRALREEPGQEGARLGRLMRLPAVLAFGEAQVGWFVGGIFFNGAIGVALDRQPMVVLVGVAVAMSAGLFSAPILYMLYERTLAPVTLEAFRRAPHERPASQGLLLPRQSWFLPALVVSALLVTCITSIVTMELRLERSLDSLARDLELSRDGQGAARVRASIQPLQADLATPVAMLGGFAALGSIFTAAWAARRLATGARAVGASLEALVEGRATPPQWVSTDELGDLSARTWMLYERLQELPRSLSSSAGHLARAGSRLTEASDQQNRTLSRQAAALHQARATAQEIQQMSNVASARARNTLQVAERAASLGKMGEEALAGTEKGLADIRDITAGLHQQVSDLGNRAREVGRVSELVKSLADQSHMLAINAAIEASRAGEQGRGFGVVARQMRELADQSIRATGQVRGLLEGMVDATGAAVSQADRSAQGVEAALGPLRLSGERLRELIALALDAASAVRQIAEAVGQQHAGVDQLFIAVRELDDLMAETLRQLGTTQEAATAVSQATGQVSRLAERYV